The sequence TAACACATCAACAAAAAAGAAACGAGTAGTACGCGGAGCTGACGAGCGAGCAGCGGAGCTTACTTAGGTAAGTGAGCAGCGCAGCGAGGAAAGCGACAAAGTAATACGAAGTTAGTTTTTTGTTAGAGGTCAAGCTACAAAGGGCGCATGGTGAATGCCTTGGCATCAGGAGCCGATGAAGGACGCGATAAGCTGCGATAAGCTTCGGGTAGGCGCACATAGCCTGTGATCCGGAGATTTCCGAATGAGGGAACTCACATGGGAAACCCCATGTACTGTACAATGAATAAATAGTTGTATGGAGGTAAACCTAGGGAACTGAAACATCTAAGTACCTAGAGGAAGAGAAAGAAAACTCGATTCCGTAAGTAGCGGCGAGCGAAAGCGGAAGAGCCCAAACCAGAGATTTATCTCTGGGGTTGCGGACAGAACATAACGTGAAGGTATCGTAATTGAAGATAGCTGGAAAGCTACACCGTAGAAGGTAATAGTCCTGTAAGTAAAACGAGAAGATCATAGTTCTGCTCCAGAGTACCACGAGACACGTGAAACCTTGTGGGAAGCAGGGAGGACCACCTCCCAAGGCTAAATACTACCTGATGACCGATAGTGAAGAAGTACCGTGAGGGAAAGGTGAAAAGAACCCCGGGAGGGGAGTGAAATAGAACCTGAAACCGTGTGCCTACAACCGATCAGAGCACCATATGAGTGTGATGATGTGCTTTTTGTAGAACGAGCCAACGAGTTACGGTATGTAGCGAGGTTAAGTACTTAAGGTACGGAGCCGAAGGGAAACCGAGTCTGAATAGGGCGACTAGTTGCATGCTGTAGACCCGAAACCGGGTGACCTATCCATGGCCAGGTTGAAGCGAGAGTAAAATCTCGTGGAGGACCGAACCACGTTGGTGTTGAAAAACCATGGGATGAGCTGTGGATAGCGGAGAAATTCCAATCGAACTCGGAGATAGCTGGTTCTCCCCGAAATAGCTTTAGGGCTAGCGTCGAATATGAGTAATGGAGGTAGAGCACTGAATGGGCTAGGGGGCATAGCGCTTACTGAACCTTATCAAACTCCGAATGCCATATACTATTAGTTCGGCAGTCAGACTACGAATGATAAGATCCGTGGTCAAAAGGGAAACAGCCCAGATCGTCAGCTAAGGTCCCAAAGTGTAAGTTAAGTGGAAAAGGATGTGGGATTTCCAAGACAACTAGGATGTTGGCTTAGAAGCAGCCACTCATTAAAAGAGTGCGTAATAGCTCACTAGTCGAGAGATCCTGCGCCGAAAATGTTCGGGGCTCAAACTTACCACCGAAGCTACGGCATCAGTTATACTGATGGGTAGGGGAGCGTCGTAATCGGGCTGAAGTCGTACCGTAAGGAGCGGTGGACTGATTACGAGTGAGAATGTTGGCATTAGTAGCGAGATGTGGGTGAGAATCCCACAGGCCGAAAACCTAAGGTTTCCTCAGGAAGGTTCGTCCGCTGAGGGTTAGTCGGGACCTAAGCCGAGGCCGAAAGGCGTAGGTGATGGACAATCGGTTGATATTCCGATACCACTATTAATCGTTATTACCGATGGAGTGACACAGGAGGATAGGATGTGCTAGCTATTGGATGCTAGTCTAAGCACTTAGAGAGTTGTGATAGGCAAATCCGTCGCAACAATCTTGAGGTGTGATGGGGAAGGAACTACGGTTCCGAAGTATCTGATTCCACGCTGTCAAGAAAAGCTTCTAGGGAGAGAAATAGTGCCCGTACCGCAAACCGACACAGGTAGGTGAGGAGAGAATCCTAAGGCCGGCGGAAGAATTACAGTTAAGGAACTAGGCAAATTGACCCCGTAACTTCGGGAGAAGGGGTGCCTACGAGAGTAGGTCGCAGAGAATAGGCTCAAGCAACTGTTTAGCAAAAACACAGGTCTCTGCTAAAGCGAAAGCTGATGTATAGGGGCTGACGCCTGCCCGGTGCTGGAAGGTTAAGGGGAATACTTAGCGCAAGCGAAGGTATGAACTTAAGCCCCAGTAAACGGCGGCCGTAACTATAACGGTCCTAAGGTAGCGAAATTCCTTGTCGGGTAAGTTCCGACCCGCACGAATGGCGTAATGACTTGAGCACTGTCTCAACTGTAAATCCGGCGAAGTTGTAGTACCAGTGAAGATGCTGGTTACCCGCGATTGGACGGAAAGACCCCGTAGAGCTTTACTGTAGTTTAGCATTGAGTTTCGGTATTGTCTGTACAGGATAGGTGGGAGACTGAGAAACCAGGGCGTCAGCCTTGGTGGAGTCACCCTTGGGATACCACCCTGACAGTACTGGAATTCTAACCGGGCGCCATGAAACTGGTGACGGGACATTGTTAGATGGGCAGTTTGACTGGGGCGGTCGCCTCCAAAAAAGTAACGGAGGCGCCCAAAGGTTCCCTCAGAACGGTCGGAAATCGTTCGAAGAGTGCAAAGGCAGAAGGGAGCCTGACTGCGACACCTACAAGTGGAGCAGGGACGAAAGTCGGGCTTAGTGATCCGGTGGTACCTCGTGGGAGGGCCATCGCTCAACGGATAAAAGCTACCTCGGGGATAACAGGCTGATCTCCCCCAAGAGTCCACATCGACGGGGAGGTTTGGCACCTCGATGTCGGCTCGTCGCATCCTGGGGCTGAAGTAGGTCCCAAGGGTTGGGCTGTTCGCCCATTAAAGCGGCACGCGAGCTGGGTTCAGAACGTCGTGAGACAGTTCGGTCCCTATCCGTCGCGGGCGCAGGAAATTTGAGAGGAGCTGTCCTTAGTACGAGAGGACCGGGATGGACTGACCTCTGGTGTACCAGTTGTTCCGCCAGGAGCATGGCTGGGTAGCTAAGTCGGGAAGGGATAAACGCTGAAAGCATCTAAGCGTGAAGCCCACCTCAAGATGAGATTTCCCATAGCGTAAGCTAGTAAGATCCCTTGAAGAACACAAGGTTGATAGGTCAGAGGTGTAAGTGTGGTAACATATTTAGCTGACTGATACTAATAGATCGAGGGCTTGACCAATAAAATAGATTAACAAAAAGAGATAAAACTTGTGTGCAATTTTGAAAGAACATAAAAGTTCTTTTAGGAAACTCACTCAGCAAAGCTGAGGAGTACAAATTTGCAAAGAAATATAAAATTTCTGCAAATTAAGCATCTGGTGATGATGTGTTTTTGGGTTACACCCCTTCCCATTCCGAACAGGATGGTTAAGCCAATTACAGCTGATGGTACTGCATGGGCGACTGTGTGGGAGAGTAAGTGGTCGCCAGGTAAATATATGGCTCGATAGCTCAGTCGGTAGAGCAGAGGACTGAAAATCCTCGTGTCACTGGTTCGATTCCAGTTCGAGCCACCATATATGGCGCTATAGCCAAGTGGTAAGGCATAGGTCTGCAACACCTTGATCCCCAGTTCAAATCTGGGTGGCGCCTCCAAATAAAACCAGTATAATCTCTAACTTAGATTATACTGGTTTTTTTATTTTGCAAATATATAAACAATATAAACAGTGAATGTGGAAAACAACAATTAATTTTCAAGAGTTTTGTGGATAACTTTTTTGTTAGTTTAAGAAATAATTAATTTATTATTATCAATATCTAGAGTTACATTAGCTCCTAAAGGCAGGCATAAGTTAGGATAACTATGACCAAAAGGATATCCTAAAATTATTGGTTTTCCTAAAGGAACAAGAAGTTCTTCAATGATATCTTTAATTTCAGAGTTCATATCATTACTATCAGAATCAGTATAATTTACATAACCAATAATAAATCCGTTACAATTATCTAGTTTGCTAGAAAGTAATAATTGAGATAATAAACGATCAATTTTATAAGGGGATTCATTTACATCTTCTAACAGTAAAATTGAATTATCAGTGTTAATTTCATAAGGTGTGCTTAAAGAAGAACAAATTAAAGAGAGATTACCTCCAACTAACGTACCATTAACATTAGCTGGATTATATATAGTAGTTGGCATATAATGAAATTTTAAAGGTAATGTAGAATAGTTGCCACAAAGGCAATTCAAGAATGAATTTCTAGTCATAATATCAGTTAGATCTGAATTTATCATGGGGCCATGATAAGTAATTAAATTTGTTTTTTGTGATATATAATTTAACAATACGGTAAGGTCACTAAAGCCACAAATTATTTTTGGATTTTCCACTATCACGTCAAGAGAGATATGTGGT comes from Clostridium sp. TW13 and encodes:
- a CDS encoding S66 peptidase family protein — protein: MIYPSKLKIGDTIGIFAPAGFYDKDLMLSHIDKFKNLGFNIKLGSHLFDTYKYLAGTDQNRAYDFMELLQDSEVKALMAFRGGYGCIRMLPHISLDVIVENPKIICGFSDLTVLLNYISQKTNLITYHGPMINSDLTDIMTRNSFLNCLCGNYSTLPLKFHYMPTTIYNPANVNGTLVGGNLSLICSSLSTPYEINTDNSILLLEDVNESPYKIDRLLSQLLLSSKLDNCNGFIIGYVNYTDSDSNDMNSEIKDIIEELLVPLGKPIILGYPFGHSYPNLCLPLGANVTLDIDNNKLIIS